From one Comamonas piscis genomic stretch:
- a CDS encoding lipocalin family protein, with amino-acid sequence MPPAAYGAHSAAFPSGRGWLKVGCSLLLSLVCASSALAAPAASAKRLAKNPPAAASKAAAPVAPAPPAAPASLSSAVELDLERFMGLWYKVAKVDEPQEALRTRERYEFLQRYDGGVRVIATSYDPLSNRWDRRQDYMAPVDTKGAAFSSHYQLAMPVHFSISRFGPFGVSYYVVALDPSYQWAMVSGPGPQSFSILSRKSELEPELRSSLEQLANRMQLLKAPLRWPGPEQQ; translated from the coding sequence ATGCCCCCCGCCGCATATGGCGCGCACAGCGCCGCCTTTCCCAGCGGCCGTGGCTGGCTGAAGGTTGGATGCAGCCTGCTCCTCAGCCTGGTCTGCGCCAGCAGCGCGTTGGCGGCCCCGGCGGCCAGCGCCAAACGCCTCGCCAAAAACCCTCCAGCCGCAGCGTCCAAAGCTGCGGCGCCTGTCGCTCCTGCGCCGCCAGCGGCGCCCGCTTCCCTCAGCTCGGCTGTTGAACTGGATCTGGAGCGCTTTATGGGTCTCTGGTACAAGGTCGCCAAGGTCGATGAACCCCAGGAGGCATTGCGCACCCGCGAGCGCTATGAGTTCCTGCAGCGTTACGACGGCGGCGTGCGGGTGATCGCCACCTCCTACGACCCGCTCTCCAACCGCTGGGACCGCCGCCAGGACTACATGGCCCCAGTCGATACCAAGGGTGCTGCCTTCAGCAGCCACTACCAGCTGGCCATGCCGGTGCATTTCAGCATCAGCCGCTTCGGCCCGTTTGGCGTCAGCTACTACGTGGTCGCCTTGGATCCGTCCTACCAGTGGGCGATGGTCAGCGGCCCAGGCCCGCAGTCTTTTTCCATCCTGAGCCGCAAAAGCGAGCTGGAACCGGAACTGCGCAGCTCGCTGGAGCAACTGGCCAACCGCATGCAGCTGCTCAAAGCACCGTTGCGCTGGCCTGGCCCGGAGCAGCAATAG
- a CDS encoding ABC transporter substrate-binding protein, translating to MKKLAWAPLGAVALAITAFAPAQAADMKSVAVTAIVEHPALDAVRDGVKAALQAEGFEEGKNLKWQYQSAQGNPGTAAQIARKFVGDKPDAIVAIATPSAQAVVASTKTVPVVFSAVTDPVAAKLVPSWEPSKTNVTGVSDLLALDKQMELLKKVVPNAKRVGMVYNPGEANSAVVVKELKTLLPKMGMTLVEAAAPRSVDVSSAARSLVGKADVIYTNTDNNVVSSYEALVKVGQDSKLPLVASDTDSVARGAVAALGINYRDLGEQTGRMVARILKGEKPGDIKTEVSSKMELHVNPGAAEKQGIKLSDELVKSAAKVIQ from the coding sequence ATGAAGAAATTGGCTTGGGCCCCCTTGGGCGCAGTGGCACTGGCAATCACGGCCTTCGCTCCTGCGCAGGCTGCAGACATGAAGTCCGTGGCGGTGACAGCGATCGTCGAACACCCTGCATTGGATGCGGTCCGCGACGGCGTCAAGGCAGCACTCCAGGCCGAGGGCTTTGAAGAAGGCAAGAACCTCAAGTGGCAGTACCAAAGCGCCCAGGGCAACCCTGGCACCGCTGCACAGATCGCCCGCAAGTTTGTCGGTGACAAGCCCGATGCTATCGTGGCCATCGCCACGCCATCGGCCCAGGCGGTGGTGGCTTCCACCAAGACCGTGCCCGTGGTGTTCTCCGCCGTGACCGATCCGGTTGCCGCCAAGCTGGTGCCTAGCTGGGAACCCTCGAAGACCAATGTGACCGGCGTGTCCGACCTGCTGGCGCTGGACAAGCAGATGGAGTTGCTCAAGAAAGTGGTGCCCAACGCCAAGCGCGTGGGCATGGTCTACAACCCGGGCGAGGCCAACTCTGCTGTAGTCGTCAAAGAGCTCAAGACCCTGCTGCCCAAGATGGGCATGACCCTGGTCGAAGCGGCTGCACCGCGCTCGGTCGATGTCTCCAGCGCAGCCCGCTCGCTGGTCGGCAAAGCCGATGTGATCTACACCAACACCGACAACAACGTGGTGTCCTCCTATGAAGCCTTGGTCAAGGTCGGCCAGGATTCCAAGCTGCCACTGGTCGCCTCAGACACCGACTCCGTAGCACGTGGCGCCGTGGCCGCGCTGGGCATCAACTACCGCGATCTGGGCGAGCAGACCGGCCGCATGGTGGCGCGAATCCTCAAGGGTGAAAAGCCAGGCGACATCAAGACCGAAGTCTCCAGCAAGATGGAACTGCATGTGAACCCCGGTGCCGCCGAGAAGCAAGGCATCAAGCTGTCCGACGAGCTGGTCAAGTCGGCTGCCAAAGTAATTCAGTGA
- a CDS encoding ABC transporter permease produces MTLFSFLGAIEIGLIFALVALGVFISFRLLRFPDLTVDGSFPLGAAVCAVMITGGYSPLLATIGATLAGAVAGLITGWLNVKLKIMDLLASILMMIALYSINLRIMGGPNIPLINDPTLFNQLQPAGIEDYVFRPLLMCVIVVLAKLAMDWFFLTERGLAIRATGTNARMARAQGVNTGGMILLGMAVSNGLVGLAGALFAQTQGGADSSMGIGTIVIGLAAVIVGESILPSRKLILATLAVVIGAIVYRFFIALALNVDFIGLKAQDLNLVTALLVTVALVIPQLKRRFAKKH; encoded by the coding sequence ATGACTTTATTTTCATTTCTGGGAGCCATCGAGATCGGCCTGATCTTTGCGCTGGTTGCGCTCGGTGTGTTCATTTCCTTTCGCCTGCTGCGTTTTCCCGACCTCACGGTCGATGGCAGCTTCCCCTTGGGCGCCGCCGTTTGCGCGGTGATGATCACCGGTGGCTACAGTCCCTTGCTGGCCACCATCGGTGCCACCTTGGCAGGCGCAGTAGCTGGCCTGATCACCGGCTGGCTCAACGTCAAGCTCAAGATCATGGACCTGCTCGCCTCCATCTTGATGATGATCGCGCTTTACTCCATCAACCTGCGCATCATGGGCGGCCCCAATATTCCGCTGATCAACGACCCCACGCTCTTCAACCAGCTGCAACCGGCCGGCATCGAAGACTATGTGTTCCGCCCGCTGCTGATGTGCGTGATCGTGGTGCTGGCCAAGCTGGCAATGGACTGGTTCTTCCTGACCGAACGGGGCCTGGCCATTCGCGCCACCGGCACCAATGCGCGCATGGCGCGTGCCCAGGGTGTCAACACCGGCGGCATGATCCTGCTGGGCATGGCGGTATCCAATGGCCTGGTGGGTTTGGCCGGCGCACTGTTCGCCCAAACCCAGGGCGGTGCTGACAGCTCCATGGGCATCGGCACCATCGTGATCGGTCTGGCGGCAGTGATCGTTGGCGAATCCATCCTGCCGTCGCGCAAGCTGATCCTGGCCACCTTGGCCGTGGTGATTGGCGCCATCGTCTACCGCTTCTTCATCGCGCTGGCGCTGAATGTGGATTTCATCGGCCTCAAGGCCCAGGATCTGAACCTGGTCACCGCCTTGCTGGTCACGGTCGCGCTGGTGATTCCCCAGCTCAAACGTCGTTTTGCGAAAAAGCACTGA
- a CDS encoding ABC transporter ATP-binding protein — protein MLSAKDLKITFNPGTPIETRALRGMALEIPAGEFVTVIGSNGAGKSTFLNAISGDLMVDSGSIVIDGEDMTRKPVWDRAHKVARVFQDPMAGTCEDLSIEENMALAHERGNFRGLSKAVKSANRALYREKLATLGLGLENRLSDRIGLLSGGQRQAVSLLMAALQPSRILLLDEHTAALDPRTADFVLKLTARIVEEGHLTTMMVTHSMRQALDVGDRTVMLHQGQVVLDVSGEERAKMDVPDLLQMFEKVRGEKLADDALLLS, from the coding sequence ATGCTGAGCGCAAAAGACCTCAAGATCACCTTCAACCCCGGCACCCCGATTGAAACCCGCGCATTGCGCGGTATGGCGCTGGAGATCCCGGCAGGCGAGTTCGTCACCGTCATCGGCTCCAACGGCGCTGGCAAATCCACCTTTTTGAACGCCATCTCCGGCGACCTGATGGTGGATTCGGGCAGCATCGTCATCGATGGCGAGGACATGACCCGCAAGCCCGTCTGGGACCGCGCCCACAAAGTGGCCCGTGTGTTCCAGGACCCGATGGCCGGCACCTGCGAAGACCTGTCGATCGAAGAAAACATGGCCCTGGCGCATGAGCGCGGCAATTTTCGCGGCCTGTCCAAGGCCGTGAAAAGCGCCAACCGTGCGCTGTACCGTGAGAAGCTCGCCACCCTGGGCCTGGGCCTGGAAAACCGCCTGAGCGACCGCATCGGCCTGCTCTCGGGCGGCCAGCGCCAGGCCGTCAGCCTGCTGATGGCGGCGCTGCAGCCCTCGCGCATTCTGCTGCTGGACGAGCACACCGCCGCGCTCGATCCGCGCACGGCAGACTTTGTGCTCAAGCTCACCGCCCGCATCGTCGAAGAAGGCCATCTGACCACCATGATGGTGACCCACAGCATGCGCCAGGCGCTCGATGTCGGCGACCGCACCGTCATGCTGCACCAAGGGCAGGTGGTCCTCGATGTCAGCGGTGAGGAGCGCGCCAAGATGGATGTGCCCGATCTGCTGCAGATGTTCGAAAAGGTGCGGGGTGAAAAGCTCGCCGATGATGCGCTGTTGCTGAGCTAA
- a CDS encoding MFS transporter, with protein MALSPSTLANTAAAPAPEPPAGWGQLLGRPHGLTALALTGAVAMHAINVHIVTTILPSVVQEIGGLAWYAWSTTLFVVASIIGAALSVRLLRRGGARGAMLAGLLVFGLGSLLCATASTMPMLLLGRAVQGLGGGAVGALSYTLIRLVFPPALWPRAIGLISAMWGVATLSGPAVGGLFAQAGHWRLAFGALLPLLVLQMLLVHRQLAPQRLLRSTPAQGGGIAGLQIAMLALSVLLVAAASVVSDALWQWLVGVAGVLAGVAAIRHERRASRRLLPQGGTALGQPLGMLYAAVALLLMGTMTEVFVPYLLQHLHGLQPLTAGYVTALLAGGWSVASVLFSGKSGAAGRRLMVIGPVLCTLALVLLALAMPWQGIEALVVCGIALAVLGLGVGMAWPHVLNAIMHSASAQEADSAASGITTVQLYGMAVGAALVGLVANALGLTALADPVALGRSAVWLFAVFALFPALGAWSLWRFLRGQQLG; from the coding sequence ATGGCATTGTCTCCCTCAACATTAGCAAACACGGCCGCCGCGCCAGCGCCCGAGCCGCCCGCCGGCTGGGGCCAGCTGCTGGGCCGCCCCCATGGCTTGACCGCCCTGGCCTTGACCGGCGCGGTCGCCATGCATGCGATCAATGTGCATATCGTCACCACCATCCTGCCGTCGGTGGTGCAGGAGATTGGGGGGCTGGCCTGGTATGCCTGGAGCACTACCTTGTTTGTGGTGGCCTCGATCATCGGGGCGGCGCTCTCCGTGCGCCTGCTCAGGCGCGGCGGCGCCCGGGGTGCCATGCTGGCGGGTCTGCTGGTGTTCGGCCTGGGCAGCTTGCTCTGCGCCACGGCATCGACCATGCCCATGTTGCTGCTGGGGCGTGCGGTGCAGGGGCTGGGCGGCGGGGCAGTGGGGGCGCTGAGCTATACCTTGATTAGGCTGGTGTTTCCGCCCGCGCTGTGGCCGCGTGCGATTGGGCTGATCTCGGCCATGTGGGGTGTGGCCACCTTGAGCGGCCCAGCTGTTGGTGGGCTGTTTGCCCAGGCCGGCCATTGGCGCCTGGCTTTTGGCGCTTTGCTGCCCTTGCTGGTGCTGCAAATGCTGCTGGTGCACCGCCAGCTGGCACCGCAGCGTCTGCTGCGCAGCACACCCGCGCAGGGCGGTGGCATTGCCGGGTTGCAGATCGCCATGCTGGCGCTGTCGGTGCTGCTGGTGGCCGCCGCCAGCGTGGTCAGTGACGCGCTTTGGCAGTGGCTGGTGGGCGTGGCCGGGGTGCTGGCCGGTGTGGCTGCGATACGCCACGAGCGCCGCGCGAGCCGCCGCTTGCTGCCCCAAGGCGGCACGGCGCTGGGCCAGCCGCTGGGCATGCTCTATGCCGCTGTCGCGCTGCTGCTGATGGGGACGATGACCGAGGTGTTTGTGCCCTATCTGCTGCAGCATCTGCATGGCCTGCAGCCTTTGACGGCGGGCTATGTGACGGCCTTGCTCGCGGGCGGCTGGTCGGTGGCGTCGGTGCTGTTCTCGGGCAAGAGTGGTGCGGCTGGGCGGCGTTTGATGGTCATCGGCCCAGTGCTATGTACCTTGGCTTTGGTGTTGCTGGCGCTGGCGATGCCTTGGCAGGGGATTGAGGCCTTGGTGGTCTGCGGCATCGCGCTGGCCGTCCTGGGTCTGGGGGTGGGCATGGCCTGGCCGCATGTGCTCAATGCCATCATGCACAGCGCCAGTGCGCAGGAGGCGGACAGCGCCGCCTCGGGCATCACGACGGTGCAGTTGTACGGCATGGCAGTGGGCGCAGCGCTGGTCGGCCTGGTCGCCAATGCGCTGGGGTTGACCGCGCTGGCAGATCCCGTGGCGCTGGGGCGCTCGGCCGTCTGGTTGTTTGCGGTGTTTGCGCTGTTCCCTGCGCTGGGTGCCTGGTCCTTGTGGCGCTTCTTGCGCGGCCAGCAGCTTGGTTAA
- a CDS encoding helix-turn-helix transcriptional regulator, whose product MPSTPIDPSSTMRMLEALKRQAPASTADLARALNMTPEAARQQINKLADQGLVQADLQKASGAGRPRQLWTLAAAGQRYFPDAHAQLTVQLIGAIEKLFGQQGMDGLISEREAQSRSRYRQACTAPGLPERLAQLAQVRSEEGYMAHVEPHPQGWLLVEHHCPICAAAQSCRGFCRSEQALFQEVVDGLATLERSEYLLEGGQRCVYLVQPL is encoded by the coding sequence ATGCCATCCACCCCTATCGATCCCTCGTCCACTATGCGCATGCTGGAGGCGCTCAAGCGCCAGGCCCCGGCCAGCACGGCCGACCTGGCGCGCGCGTTGAACATGACACCGGAGGCCGCGCGCCAGCAGATCAACAAGCTGGCGGACCAAGGTCTGGTGCAGGCCGATCTGCAAAAGGCCTCAGGCGCCGGCCGGCCGCGCCAGCTCTGGACCTTGGCCGCCGCTGGCCAGCGCTACTTTCCCGATGCCCATGCCCAGCTCACCGTGCAGCTGATTGGCGCCATCGAAAAGCTTTTTGGCCAACAGGGCATGGACGGCCTGATCAGCGAGCGCGAAGCGCAATCCCGCAGCCGCTACCGCCAGGCCTGCACCGCCCCCGGCCTGCCCGAGCGCCTGGCCCAGCTGGCCCAGGTTCGCAGCGAAGAAGGCTATATGGCCCATGTCGAGCCCCACCCTCAAGGCTGGCTGCTGGTGGAGCACCACTGCCCCATCTGCGCCGCCGCCCAAAGCTGCCGGGGCTTTTGCCGTTCGGAGCAAGCACTGTTCCAAGAGGTGGTCGACGGCCTGGCCACCCTGGAACGCAGCGAATACCTGCTGGAAGGCGGTCAGCGCTGCGTTTACCTGGTGCAGCCGCTGTAG